A window of the Tiliqua scincoides isolate rTilSci1 chromosome 5, rTilSci1.hap2, whole genome shotgun sequence genome harbors these coding sequences:
- the LOC136653089 gene encoding olfactory receptor 5AR1-like, which yields INNIDLEVKSTPTKELLARSPVTEFILLGLSSDPDVQLILFGLFLLCYLMALGGNTLILLITALDSRLHNPMYFFLGNLSVVDIGFTSSTVPKMLISYLSQDKRISLAGSFSKMYFFISFGGVECLLLGVMAYDRYAAICHPLHYGVFMNPKTCVWLAASAWILGLVNSGVHSGMMSLLSFCRDNVIRHFFCDVPPLFQLSCSDTQANQIATFVVGGGVIMCSFLVTRVSYIYIVSAIVRICTKEGRLKAFSTCASHLTVVNIYFGTIIFTYIRPNSTYSQEQDRILSVLYGILTPMLNPIIYSLRNKDVQGALRKAMGRA from the exons atcaataacattgaccttgaggtgaa GAGCACTCCAACAAAAGAGCTGTTAGCCAGAAGCCCTGTTACTGAATTTATACTCCTGGGGCTCTCCAGTGACCCAGACGTCCAACTCATTCTCTTtggtctctttctcctttgctactTGATGGCCCTAGGTGGAAACACTCTCATTCTTCTCATCACCGCTTTGGACAGCAGACTGCacaaccccatgtatttctttctgGGTAATCTCTCTGTCGTGGACATTGGGTTCACATCTTCCACTGTTCCCAAGATGCTGATAAGTTATCTCTCTCAGGACAAgcgaatctcccttgctggttCCTTCTCCAAAATGTATTTCTTCATCTCCTTTGGTGGCGTTGAATGCCTCCTGCTGGGTGTGATGGCATATGACCGGTATGCTGCCATTTGCCACCCACTGCACTATGGTGTATTCATGAACCCCAAAACGTGTGTGTGGCTGGCAGCATCTGCCTGGATTCTGGGCTTGGTTAACTCTGGTGTGCACTCTGGCATGATGTCCCTTTTGTCATTCTGCCGGGACAATGTCATCCGACACTTCTTTTGTGACGTCCCACCCCTGTTTCAGCTCTCCTGTTCTGACACTCAGGCCAATCAAATTGCGACCTTTGTGGTGGGTGGAGGTGTGATCATGTGTTCATTTCTGGTTACTCGGGTGTCGTACATCTATATAGTTTCGGCCATTGTCAGGATCTGCACCAAGGAAGGGCGTCTCAAGGCATTTTCTACCTGTGCTTCTCACCTAACTGTGGTCAACATCTACTTTGGCACCATCATCTTCACATACATCCGTCCCAACTCCACATACTCCCAGGAGCAGGATCGGATTTTGTCTGTGCTATACGGGATTCTCACACCAATGCTTAATCCAATCATCTATAGCTTGAGAAACAAGGATGTGCAAGGGGCACTCCGGAAAGCCATGGGTAGGGCATAA
- the LOC136653090 gene encoding olfactory receptor 5F1-like produces MFTRKFHEALALEFAINEINRNANLLSNKTLGRIIFPDFLNSMGNAYGTLNLLFTGCRYNYHCGPKQKLMAIIGGLIPQNTIHMPSILNTYKLPQQSIRGHSDFTIFGAESETLKGTFPLARDWEKDFEIQEERSNVILVNGDARLMEIFRRVLIVNENELRKPIEKVWIITAQWDFAGINYLAQFAPKTFNGDLPDLVARSLPEVVNSQVRMTQAMETCWFYINSIKCDAVSCLGCYSILAEDGLHQSERNTDVTGFVHKGFSIDPKNKSLLFAIGLLVYLLTLAGNLVIIILIRVDQRLKAPMYFLLGNLSFVEICYKSTAVPKMLWDLLSGDKSISFIGCALQMYFFVTLGGTECVLLSAMAYDRYATICHPLHYTLLMRQPIRGILLAVLWIIGNINSVVNTALIFSLDFCHSKEIDHFFCDIPPILHLSCSDVFLVKLMNFTISVGVIIVPFSLTLLSYILIASAVLKIHTARGRIKTFSTCASHLTVVSIFYGTIIYTYMRPSSNHSLEEDHLVSVLYGIITPLLNPLIYSFGNKEVQGAFWRALGKNRL; encoded by the exons ATGTTCACCAGGAAATTCCATGAAGCTCTTGCTCTTGAGTTTGCCAtaaatgagatcaacaggaatgccaACCTCTTATCCAACAAGACGCTGGGACGCATCATCTTTCCAGATTTCTTGAATTCAATGGGGAACGCTTATGGCACTCTGAATCTCCTTTTCACAGGGTGTCGCTATAATTACCATTGTGGCCCGAAACAGAAGctcatggccatcattggagggctcatccCCCAAAATACAATCCACATGCCCAGCATTTTAAATACCTACAAACTTCCACAA CAAAGCATTAGAGGACATTCAGATTTCACAATATTTGGTGCTGAATCGGAAACCTTGAAAGGCACATTCCCTCTTGCTAGAGATTGGgagaaagattttgaaattcaggaggAGAG aagcaatgtgattcttgttaacGGGGATGCACGATTAATGGAGATATTCCGAAGAGTTCTAATCgtcaatgaaaatgaattaagaaaGCCAATAGAAAAGGTTTGGATCATTACAGCCCAGTGGGATTTCGCAGGTATAAATTATCTGGCTCAGTTTGCACCCAAAACGTTCAATG GTGACTTGCCAGATCTCGTGGCACGGTCACTGCCAGAAGTGGTGAACAGCCAGGTCCGCATGACACAGGCAATGGAAACCTGCTGGTTCTA CATTAACAGTATAAAGTGTGATGCTGTCTCCTGCCTAGGATGTTACAGTATCTTGGCTGAAGATGGACTCCATCAATCTGAAAGGAATACAGATGTCACAGGATTTGTCCACAAGGGATTCTCTATTGATCCAAAGAACAAGAGTCTTCTCTTTGCTATAGGCCTGTTAGTCTACCTGTTGACTTTGGCAGGGAATCTAGTCATCATTATATTGATCAGAGTTGACCAACGCCTCAAAGCTCCCATGTACTTCCTCTTGGGGAATCTCTCTTTTGTAGAGATCTGTTACAAATCTACCGCAGTTCCAAAGATGCTGTGGGACCTCTTATCAGGGGACAAATCCATCTCCTTCATAGGATGTGCTctccaaatgtatttctttgtcaCTTTGGGAGGCACAGAATGTGTACTTCTCTCagccatggcttatgaccgctatGCAACCATCTGTCACCCTCTGCACTATACCCTGCTCATGAGACAGCCCATCCGTGGCATTTTGCTGGCGGTTTTGTGGATTATTGGCAACATCAATTCTGTTGTCAACACAGCATTAATCTTTTCCCTAGATTTCTGCCACTCCAAagaaattgaccatttcttctgtgacattcctCCTATTCTGCACCTTTCTTGCTCTGATGTATTTCTTGTCAAGTTGATGAACTTCACTATCTCTGTGGGGGTCATTattgtgcctttctccctgactcTTCTTTCCTACATCCTCATTGCCTCTGCAGTGCTCAAAATCCACACGGCCCGTGGTAGGATCAAGACATTCTCTACCTGTGCTTCCCACCTCACAgtggtgagcatcttctatgGCACCATCATTTACACCTATATGCGTCCATCCTCAAACCATTCCTTGGAAGAAGATCACCTGGTTTCTGTGTTGTATGGCATCATtactcccctgctaaaccccttgatctacagctttgggaacaaggaagtgcagggggcctTTTGGAGAGCGCTTGGGAAAAACAGGTTATAA
- the LOC136653091 gene encoding olfactory receptor 5AR1-like, with the protein MEPLHWMVQNGTAVTEFILLGLSSDPEVQLILFGLFLLCYLVAVGGNTLILLITALDSRLHNPMYFFLGNLSVVDIGFTSSTVPKMLISYLSQDKRISLAGCFSQMYFFISFGGVECLLLGVMAYDRYAAICHPLHYGVFMNPKTCVWLAASAWILGLTNSGVHSGMMSLLSFCRDNVIRHFFLTSHPFQLFCSDIQANQIATFVVGGGVIMCSFLVTLVSYVYIVLAIVRIRTKEGHLKAFSTCASHLTVVNIYFGTIIFTYIHPNSTYSQEQDRIFSVLYEILTPMLNPIIYSLRNKDVQGALWKAMGRA; encoded by the coding sequence ATGGAGCCCCTACATTGGATGGTGCAGAATGGCACAGCTGTTACTGAATTTATACTCCTGGGGCTCTCCAGTGACCCAGAGGTCCAACTCATTCTCTTtggtctctttctcctttgctactTGGTGGCCGTAGGTGGAAACACTCTCATTCTTCTCATCACCGCTTTGGACAGCAGACTGCacaaccccatgtatttctttctgGGTAATCTCTCTGTTGTGGACATTGGGTTCACATCTTCCACTGTTCCCAAGATGCTGATAAGTTATCTCTCTCAGGACAAgcgaatctcccttgctggttGCTTCTCCCAAATGTATTTCTTCATCTCCTTTGGTGGCGTTGAATGCCTCCTGCTGGGCGTGATGGCATATGACCGGTATGCTGCCATTTGCCACCCACTGCACTATGGTGTATTCATGAACCCCAAAACGTGTGTGTGGCTGGCAGCATCTGCCTGGATTTTGGGCTTGACTAACTCTGGTGTGCACTCTGGCATGATGTCCCTTTTGTCATTCTGCCGGGACAATGTCATCCGACATTTCTTTTTGACGTCCCACCCGTTTCAGCTCTTCTGTTCTGACATTCAGGCCAATCAAATTGCGACCTTTGTGGTGGGTGGAGGTGTGATCATGTGTTCATTTCTGGTTACTCTGGTGTCGTACGTCTATATAGTTTTGGCCATTGTCAGGATCCGCACCAAGGAAGGGCATCTCAAGGCCTTTTCTACCTGTGCTTCTCACCTGACTGTGGTCAACATCTACTTTGGCACCATCATCTTCACATACATCCATCCCAACTCCACATACTCCCAGGAGCAGGATCGGATTTTCTCTGTGCTATACGAAATTCTCACACCAATGCTTAATCCGATCATCTATAGCTTGAGAAACAAGGATGTGCAAGGGGCACTCTGGAAAGCCATGGGTAGGGCTTAA